A window from Jannaschia sp. S6380 encodes these proteins:
- a CDS encoding M48 family metallopeptidase has product MTFSSSPQIWADYFDGLRATKLRVELSLVDDYRGRSLRMVLPEGHAILWPVCDIRRLPDQAPGRAESYGLALNDLARLIVATPEAKALVAELPHPGRKLPAPPLGHRVALIAGAGTLALAALVFLVLPAMAGVLAQFMDTDAEVAMGQEHYEMTREMFGGPGRPLAECRDPEGVAALDRMVARVTRDVELPYDLKVVVMDDSADPMLNAYAVAGGRITFFESLIRLAESPDEVAAVLAHELGHVVYEDPIRQTLQAASVQAVLVLLVGDLTGGGILTGVAGQAIVSNYSRGAETRADRFAFDQLTKVGLPPSAMASFFAKTRDVWGESEGLAMHFSSHPQLTARIEAATQIGDPSTTAPALNAEDWAALRDICR; this is encoded by the coding sequence GAGCTGTCGCTCGTCGACGATTATCGCGGCCGCAGCTTGCGCATGGTCCTGCCGGAGGGGCACGCGATCCTCTGGCCGGTTTGCGATATACGTCGACTCCCCGACCAGGCGCCGGGACGGGCCGAGAGCTATGGGCTGGCACTGAACGATCTCGCGCGCCTGATCGTGGCGACGCCCGAGGCCAAGGCGCTGGTCGCGGAGCTTCCTCATCCGGGACGCAAGCTGCCGGCGCCGCCGCTCGGGCACCGCGTCGCGCTGATCGCGGGGGCCGGCACCCTGGCGCTGGCCGCGCTGGTGTTTCTGGTGCTTCCGGCCATGGCCGGCGTTCTGGCCCAGTTCATGGATACCGACGCCGAGGTCGCGATGGGTCAGGAACACTACGAGATGACGCGAGAGATGTTCGGCGGGCCGGGCCGGCCGCTCGCCGAATGCCGCGATCCGGAGGGCGTGGCCGCGCTCGACCGGATGGTCGCCCGCGTGACCCGGGATGTCGAGCTTCCCTACGACCTGAAAGTCGTCGTGATGGACGATAGCGCGGACCCGATGTTGAACGCCTACGCCGTGGCTGGCGGACGGATCACCTTTTTCGAGTCGCTGATACGTCTTGCGGAAAGCCCCGACGAGGTTGCTGCCGTTTTGGCGCACGAGTTGGGCCATGTCGTTTACGAGGATCCCATTCGTCAAACCCTGCAGGCGGCCAGCGTCCAGGCCGTGCTAGTCCTGCTGGTTGGCGACCTGACGGGCGGCGGGATCCTGACTGGCGTGGCCGGCCAGGCCATCGTGTCGAACTACTCTCGCGGGGCCGAGACACGCGCCGACCGCTTTGCCTTCGATCAGCTTACCAAAGTCGGGCTGCCCCCTTCGGCAATGGCGAGCTTTTTCGCCAAGACGCGGGATGTCTGGGGCGAGAGCGAGGGGCTGGCCATGCATTTTTCCTCCCATCCCCAGTTGACCGCCCGGATCGAGGCGGCGACGCAGATCGGCGATCCGTCGACAACCGCGCCCGCGTTGAATGCGGAAGACTGGGCGGCGCTGCGCGACATCTGCCGGTGA